The Neoarius graeffei isolate fNeoGra1 chromosome 12, fNeoGra1.pri, whole genome shotgun sequence genome window below encodes:
- the lrfn4a gene encoding leucine-rich repeat and fibronectin type-III domain-containing protein 4, producing MPSPGLLCISKIKDLPLEQLHEKKCIGPKRADSCLISPWSFLWLGLVNYILLGCCPGVFAGETWGMVSICPFHCVCRNLSESLSTLCVNKGLLFVPPNIDRRTVELRLADNYILEVGGPDFANMTGLVDLTLSRNTIHALRPLAFGDLESLRSLHLDTNRLTMVGPQDLTGLLNLQHLFINNNQLIDISADAFDDFLLTLEDLDLSYNNLRRVPWEAIQNMASLSTLNLDHNLIDQIAEGSFSELYKLSRLDMTSNRLQTLPPDPLFSRSQIGVVSPTPYNAIISLNFGGNPLHCNCELLWLRRLIREDDMETCATPTHLAGRYFWSIPEEEFICEPPLITRNTNKLWVLEGQRAMLKCRAIGDPEPVIHWVSPDDRIVANSSRIHSYYNGTLDFLVTRARDDGAYTCIAINAAGESTAQVELKIIPLPHRGNGTIPLINPRDPGASDMSHGRGGAVGGMVTVRNVTGGEGEDGTSSSSTGTERLVGVREVTSNSAQVHWFMGRTSTPYMVWMYQIQYNSTADDALVYRILPPSSKSFMLKNLVSGADYSLCVLAIFDDGISTLATTKVLGCTQFSTKEDYPECRSLHAHFLGGTLTVMVGGVVVVTLLVFTVAMMMRHRVCGGCQDHVGQSGEFLPAKGVDVYAQTNGNNSMMMVALPNRLLAQQTRAVQAKAKHKGDMLVKLSNEPHCSQGSAMDLVRQKPGASFTPESDKVSFYYSPAKCAHTLPHPTHKAMTRDCKLKLRSSLSREKDTVQGVKQSLASLALAQTAQVGEEISSNWPGERCVLGAKRSCSFDAGDITATTCYSYAKQLSVIWTRRSQSLHSMLVHCASTTSTSSTASEQYNHVLVHGYLHAYASNNSNSNSNSNCSMDANPGDLEESVV from the exons aTGCCAAGTCCAGGACTGCTGTGCATATCCAAAATAAAGGATCTACCACTGGAACAGCTGCATGAGAAAAAATGCATTGGCCCCAAAAGAGCAGATTCCTGTCTGATCAGCCCTTGGTCTTTCCTCTGGTTAGGCCTAGTGAATTATATCTTGCTGGGATGCTGTCCGGGCGTGTTTGCTGGAGAGACTTGGGGCATGGTCTCCATCTGCCCCTTCCACTGTGTGTGTCGGAACCTATCAGAGTCTCTGAGCACGCTCTGTGTTAATAAAGGCCTGCTCTTTGTTCCACCTAATATCGACCGCCGCACTGTGGAGCTCCGTCTTGCAGACAACTACATCCTGGAGGTCGGCGGGCCGGACTTTGCCAACATGACAGGATTAGTGGATCTGACCCTGTCTCGTAACACTATCCATGCCCTGCGCCCTCTGGCTTTTGGAGATTTGGAAAGCCTGCGGTCACTACACCTGGATACTAACCGGTTGACTATGGTGGGACCTCAGGATCTAACAGGCCTTCTCAATCTTCAGCATCTCTTCATAAACAACAACCAGCTTATAGATATTTCAGCTGATGCCTTTGACGACTTCCTGCTCACCCTGGAAGACCTGGACCTGTCCTACAACAACCTTCGCAGGGTTCCTTGGGAAGCCATCCAGAATATGGCCAGCCTCAGCACCCTCAATTTGGACCACAACCTCATAGACCAGATTGCTGAGGGCTCTTTTAGTGAGCTCTATAAGCTCTCTCGACTCGATATGACCTCAAATAGGCTCCAGACGCTTCCCCCTGATCCCTTGTTCTCTCGCTCACAAATCGGTGTAGTCAGTCCAACACCCTACAACGCCATCATCAGTCTGAATTTTGGTGGAAACCCTCTGCATTGTAACTGCGAGCTGTTGTGGCTGCGGAGGTTGATTCGCGAGGACGATATGGAGACCTGTGCCACACCTACACACCTTGCTGGACGTTACTTCTGGTCCATCCCAGAGGAAGAATTCATATGTGAGCCTCCACTAATCACCCGCAACACCAACAAACTGTGGGTCCTAGAGGGGCAGAGGGCCATGCTTAAGTGCCGGGCTATCGGTGACCCTGAGCCAGTCATCCACTGGGTATCCCCAGATGACCGAATTGTGGCCAACTCCAGCCGCATACACTCGTATTACAACGGAACCTTGGATTTTCTAGTAACCCGTGCCCGAGATGATGGGGCTTATACCTGCATCGCTATCAATGCAGCTGGGGAGTCCACTGCCCAGGTGGAGTTGAAAATTATCCCACTGCCCCACCGAGGAAATGGAACAATCCCACTAATTAACCCCCGAGACCCTGGTGCCTCTGATATGAGTCATGGTAGAGGAGGGGCTGTGGGAGGGATGGTAACAGTGAGGAACGTGACTGGAGGTGAAGGGGAGgatggaacaagcagtagtagcaCTGGAACTGAGCGATTGGTGGGAGTTCGGGAAGTGACATCTAACTCCGCTCAAGTGCACTGGTTTATGGGCAGAACCTCAACACCTTACATGGTGTGGATGTACcagattcagtacaacagcacagcTGATGATGCCCTTGTGTACAG AATTCTGCCACCTTCGAGTAAAAGCTTCATGCTGAAAAATCTCGTCTCTGGTGCAGACTACAGCCTGTGTGTTTTGGCCATCTTTGATGACGGCATCTCCACGCTGGCCACCACAAAAGTGTTAGGTTGCACCCAGTTCAGCACTAAAGAGGATTATCCGGAATGCCGCTCTCTGCACGCTCACTTCCTCGGTGGCACGCTGACAGTGATGGTAGGTGGGGTGGTGGTGGTAACGCTGCTGGTCTTCACTGTAGCTATGATGATGCGACATCGAGTGTGTGGAGGATGTCAAGACCATGTCGGGCAGTCAGGCGAGTTCCTGCCAGCCAAAGGGGTGGATGTTTATGCCCAGACTAACGGAAATAACAGCATGATGATGGTGGCCTTGCCAAACCGGTTGCTGGCCCAGCAAACAAGAGCAGTCCAGGCCAAAGCCAAGCATAAGGGGGACATGCTGGTCAAACTGAGCAACGAGCCTCACTGCAGTCAGGGCTCAGCCATGGACCTGGTGAGGCAGAAACCTGGTGCCTCTTTCACACCAGAAAGTGATAAAGTATCATTCTACTACTCTCCCGCCAAATGCGCACACACCCTGCCGCACCCGACACACAAAGCTATGACACGTGACTGCAAGCTGAAGCTACGGAGTTCTCTCTCGAGAGAAAAAGACACGGTGCAAGGTGTAAAGCAATCTTTAGCCTCACTGGCCCTCGCTCAGACCGCACAGGTCGGAGAAGAAATAAGTTCAAATTGGCCTGGAGAGAGGTGCGTTCTAGGGGCCAAGCGCAGCTGCTCTTTTGATGCAGGGGACATCACCGCCACCACATGTTACAGCTACGCCAagcagctgagtgtcatctggacACGCCGCAGTCAGTCGCTGCACAGCATGCTGGTCCATTGCGCGTCCACAACCAGCACGTCCAGCACAGCGAGCGAGCAGTATAACCACGTACTGGTGCACGGATATCTGCACGCCTATGCCTCCAACAACTCAAACTCCAACTCAAATTCAAACTGTAGCATGGATGCCAATCCTGGAGATCTGGAAGAAAGCGTTGTGTAG